The genomic stretch AGAAACAGTGGGAATCTTTGGAAGTTGTTACATGCTCTAGAAGATCAAACAGTTATGCAGACTAAaatcttcttttcttttcttttttctctgTAAGGAAAAACTATACAAATAAGCCCACTATGTTTCATGCAAGAATTCATGTAGACAACATTCAATACAGTGCAGCTACTGTTCCATCTACAGAAAGATTTATGCAACACACAACCTGACATTTTCCTCTACTTTCAAATATCAAGCAATATACTAGACCAATTCTTCTTATTGCAATTGATACACTGTTGTTTATTGCCGGTCACCATGAGTAGGCTGGGTGATTGTCTTCGTCATCACATGCCAGTAGAGCTTTTACAATTTCATTCATTGTAGGTCTGCTGTTTCTTTCTTCGAGACAAGATAAAGCCAATTTCACCATTACCGCCACTTGCTCAGGATTGAAATGGCCATTCAGTCTAGCATCGGCTATAACCTTGACATCTCCACTCTCCAGCAATTCTTTAACTGCATGCACAAACTGTCTAAACTCCACCTCTTTCCCATCCACTGTAATCCCACTTGAGATCCTATTTCCAGTCACAATCTCGAGAAGTACAACGCCATAACTGTATACATCAACCTTTGCGTCGATCGGCAAATTCAGCGCCCACTCTGGCGCCATGTAGCCCATTGTTCCTCTCATGTGGGTGAGATTGAAACTGGAACTGTCTCTCTTTGAGAGTTTGGCTAGTCCGAAGTCTGCTATCTTTGCTTCGAAGTCTCGGGTCAGGAGTATGTTCTCTGGCTTTATATCACAATGGATTACCCATTCAAGGCACTCATGATGGAGGTACGCCAAGCCTCTTGCTGTTCCTAGTGCTATTTTGAATCGTTGGCTCCATGCAAGTAATCTCTCAGCACTTACATTACCAAATATAAACTTGTCAAGTGATTCACTCTCTACATACTCGTACACCAGCAGTTTGTGTTGACCCTCAGAGCAAAACCCCCACATCCTTGCTAAATTCATATGGTTGATCCTTCCGATTATATTCATTTCTGCCCAGAATTCCTCCTCACTATGTGAAACGCTAGTTAGTTTCTTCACTGCCACCACTCTCTTATCTTCAAGTACCCCTCTATAAACAATTCCCGAACCCCCTCTTCCAATCTCTTCCTTGAACTTTCCAGTTGCTTCCCGTAATTCCCTGTAGATGAACATCCTGAACTGGCTCATCACAGTCCTATAACCTTCTTCCATTGACTTAGGTATATTTTGCTTGCTGTAAAGAAACGGCCAGCTTGTACCGATAAAGAGCAAGACTAGGGCTCCCAGTATTGCTGCGAACACATAATAAATTGTATAACTCTTGTTGACATCATTCATTCCATACATACTTGCAGATCCTTGTACAACCACTCGAATATCCGGATTGCATGTGATACGAGACTGTCTGGAGATGCTCATATTCTTGGGCAGTTTGATATAGTTGTCGCCAGGAAAATTTGTGGAGCTGTAACCATTGAAGAGTACAGCTTTGGTGTAGCAAAGTCCAGATCCTGCCTTGTACGTGAGAGCTGAGCAGGAGCAAATGTCCAAGCATGTCTTTTTACATTCTTCAAGTGAGACGGACACATTATTGGTCAGATCAAAGCCATAAAAGTCGGTTTGAGGGAGCTTGATGAAGTCAAACTCTTCTGCTTTGCTGCAGCCTT from Triticum urartu cultivar G1812 unplaced genomic scaffold, Tu2.1 TuUngrouped_contig_5025, whole genome shotgun sequence encodes the following:
- the LOC125528668 gene encoding putative receptor protein kinase ZmPK1, whose product is MDTFLFLAILPLLTALPCSYAQSMLSTGSSLSVEEHRQTFLTSPNDDFSCGFYEVGENAFSFSIWFTTTMEKTVVWSANPRSLVNGHGSMVSLNHNGNLVLTDVNGTVTWESKTSSGEGTVVSLLDTGNLIIKDYTGANLWESFSSPTDTLLPLQTLKKDYTVFQNGRTSYNSSRIAVLDTEGFFLSSDGLNVKASDWGNGVKRRLTIGSDGNLRMYSLNVSNGSWIVSWQAIAKLCDVHGLCGQNGICEFLPSFRCSCPPGYEMTDPENWNRGCKPQFSKGCSKAEEFDFIKLPQTDFYGFDLTNNVSVSLEECKKTCLDICSCSALTYKAGSGLCYTKAVLFNGYSSTNFPGDNYIKLPKNMSISRQSRITCNPDIRVVVQGSASMYGMNDVNKSYTIYYVFAAILGALVLLFIGTSWPFLYSKQNIPKSMEEGYRTVMSQFRMFIYRELREATGKFKEEIGRGGSGIVYRGVLEDKRVVAVKKLTSVSHSEEEFWAEMNIIGRINHMNLARMWGFCSEGQHKLLVYEYVESESLDKFIFGNVSAERLLAWSQRFKIALGTARGLAYLHHECLEWVIHCDIKPENILLTRDFEAKIADFGLAKLSKRDSSSFNLTHMRGTMGYMAPEWALNLPIDAKVDVYSYGVVLLEIVTGNRISSGITVDGKEVEFRQFVHAVKELLESGDVKVIADARLNGHFNPEQVAVMVKLALSCLEERNSRPTMNEIVKALLACDDEDNHPAYSW